The following proteins are encoded in a genomic region of Struthio camelus isolate bStrCam1 chromosome 3, bStrCam1.hap1, whole genome shotgun sequence:
- the ENPP4 gene encoding bis(5'-adenosyl)-triphosphatase ENPP4 isoform X2 translates to MNLMLMLFFSGIVACCGNSTGNPLSRLLLVSFDGFRADYLKTYELPHLQEFIEDGVLVRQVTNTFITKTFPNHYSIVTGLYEESHGMVANDMYDADAQKTFSQFNDSDPFWWNEAVPIWVTNQQGNRASAAAMWPGTDVKIHNTTPQFFMKYNFSVTFEERVEKIVTWLNSSNPPVSFATLYWEEPDASGHKYGPDNTKNMRKVLEQVDNHIGFLTSKLKALGLWDTINVIITSDHGMAPCSAKKLIILDGCIGRNNYTLIDKSPVAAVLPRQNKTYVYNLLKNCNDHMKVYLKEEIPERFHYRHNKRIQPIILVADEGWTIVQNESLSKCDHGYDNALPSMHPFLAAHGPAFHRGYKQSRMNNVDIYPMMCHILGLTPQPHNGTFRNAKCLLVDQWCINLPEAIGIVIGALIVLTTFTCIIIISKNRIPSPHPFSRLQLQDDDDDPLIG, encoded by the exons ATGAATTTGATGTTAATGTTGTTTTTCTCTGGAATAGTTGCCTGTTGTGGTAACTCTACTGGCAATCCACTATCCAGGTTACTCCTAGTGTCCTTTGATGGCTTCAGGGCTGATTATTTGAAAACATATGAACTTCCTCATCTCCAGGAGTTCATTGAGGATGGTGTGCTTGTCAGACAGGTTACAAATACTTTTATCACAAAGACTTTCCCAAACCATTATAGCATAGTGACAGGCTTGTATGAAGAAAGCCATGGCATGGTGGCTAATGACATGTACGACGCAGATGCCCAGAAAACATTCTCACAGTTTAATGATTCAGATCCCTTCTGGTGGAACGAGGCAGTCCCAATTTGGGTAACAAATCAGCAGGGAAACAGAGCAAGTGCTGCCGCAATGTGGCCTGGTACTGATGTGAAAATTCACAATACAACCCCTCAATTCTTTATGAAGTATAATTTCTCAGTAACATTTGAGGAGAGAGTGGAGAAAATTGTTACGTGGTTGAACAGCTCTAACCCACCAGTCAGTTTTGCTACATTATACTGGGAAGAACCAGATGCAAGTGGGCATAAATATGGACCAGATAATACTAAGAACATGCGCAAAGTATTAGAACAAGTGGATAATCATATAGGTTTCCTTACTAGTAAATTGAAGGCATTAGGTTTGTGGGACACTATTAACGTCATAATAACAAGTGATCATGGAATGGCCCCATGTTCTGCAAAGAAGCTGATTATACTGGATGGCTGTATTGGTCGCAATAACTATACTCTCATAGACAAGAGTCCAGTTGCTGCAGTGCTGCCAAgacaaa ACAAAACGTACGTATATAACTTACTGAAAAACTGCAATGATCACATGAAAGTGTATCTCAAAGAAGAAATCCCTGAGAGATTTCATTATCGTCATAATAAGAGAATTCAACCCATAATTTTGGTTGCAGATGAAGGCTGGACAATTGTACAAAATGAGTCACTTTCAAAAT GTGACCATGGCTATGACAACGCTCTCCCAAGCATGCATCCGTTCCTGGCTGCTCACGGGCCTGCTTTCCATCGAGGTTATAAGCAGAGCAGGATGAACAACGTTGATATTTACCCGATGATGTGCCACATCCTGGGACTGACGCCTCAGCCCCACAACGGAACTTTCCGTAATGCCAAGTGCTTGCTGGTTGACCAGTGGTGCATAAATCTCCCGGAGGCGATTGGGATAGTTATTGGGGCCCTTATAGTGTTGACTACTTTCACCTGCATTATTATAATCTCGAAAAATAGAATACCTTCTCCACACCCATTCTCTCGACTGCAGTTACAAGATGATGACGACGATCCTTTAATCGGATAG
- the ENPP4 gene encoding bis(5'-adenosyl)-triphosphatase ENPP4 isoform X1, which produces MNLMLMLFFSGIVACCGNSTGNPLSRLLLVSFDGFRADYLKTYELPHLQEFIEDGVLVRQVTNTFITKTFPNHYSIVTGLYEESHGMVANDMYDADAQKTFSQFNDSDPFWWNEAVPIWVTNQQGNRASAAAMWPGTDVKIHNTTPQFFMKYNFSVTFEERVEKIVTWLNSSNPPVSFATLYWEEPDASGHKYGPDNTKNMRKVLEQVDNHIGFLTSKLKALGLWDTINVIITSDHGMAPCSAKKLIILDGCIGRNNYTLIDKSPVAAVLPRQNKTYVYNLLKNCNDHMKVYLKEEIPERFHYRHNKRIQPIILVADEGWTIVQNESLSKLGDHGYDNALPSMHPFLAAHGPAFHRGYKQSRMNNVDIYPMMCHILGLTPQPHNGTFRNAKCLLVDQWCINLPEAIGIVIGALIVLTTFTCIIIISKNRIPSPHPFSRLQLQDDDDDPLIG; this is translated from the exons ATGAATTTGATGTTAATGTTGTTTTTCTCTGGAATAGTTGCCTGTTGTGGTAACTCTACTGGCAATCCACTATCCAGGTTACTCCTAGTGTCCTTTGATGGCTTCAGGGCTGATTATTTGAAAACATATGAACTTCCTCATCTCCAGGAGTTCATTGAGGATGGTGTGCTTGTCAGACAGGTTACAAATACTTTTATCACAAAGACTTTCCCAAACCATTATAGCATAGTGACAGGCTTGTATGAAGAAAGCCATGGCATGGTGGCTAATGACATGTACGACGCAGATGCCCAGAAAACATTCTCACAGTTTAATGATTCAGATCCCTTCTGGTGGAACGAGGCAGTCCCAATTTGGGTAACAAATCAGCAGGGAAACAGAGCAAGTGCTGCCGCAATGTGGCCTGGTACTGATGTGAAAATTCACAATACAACCCCTCAATTCTTTATGAAGTATAATTTCTCAGTAACATTTGAGGAGAGAGTGGAGAAAATTGTTACGTGGTTGAACAGCTCTAACCCACCAGTCAGTTTTGCTACATTATACTGGGAAGAACCAGATGCAAGTGGGCATAAATATGGACCAGATAATACTAAGAACATGCGCAAAGTATTAGAACAAGTGGATAATCATATAGGTTTCCTTACTAGTAAATTGAAGGCATTAGGTTTGTGGGACACTATTAACGTCATAATAACAAGTGATCATGGAATGGCCCCATGTTCTGCAAAGAAGCTGATTATACTGGATGGCTGTATTGGTCGCAATAACTATACTCTCATAGACAAGAGTCCAGTTGCTGCAGTGCTGCCAAgacaaa ACAAAACGTACGTATATAACTTACTGAAAAACTGCAATGATCACATGAAAGTGTATCTCAAAGAAGAAATCCCTGAGAGATTTCATTATCGTCATAATAAGAGAATTCAACCCATAATTTTGGTTGCAGATGAAGGCTGGACAATTGTACAAAATGAGTCACTTTCAAAAT TAGGTGACCATGGCTATGACAACGCTCTCCCAAGCATGCATCCGTTCCTGGCTGCTCACGGGCCTGCTTTCCATCGAGGTTATAAGCAGAGCAGGATGAACAACGTTGATATTTACCCGATGATGTGCCACATCCTGGGACTGACGCCTCAGCCCCACAACGGAACTTTCCGTAATGCCAAGTGCTTGCTGGTTGACCAGTGGTGCATAAATCTCCCGGAGGCGATTGGGATAGTTATTGGGGCCCTTATAGTGTTGACTACTTTCACCTGCATTATTATAATCTCGAAAAATAGAATACCTTCTCCACACCCATTCTCTCGACTGCAGTTACAAGATGATGACGACGATCCTTTAATCGGATAG